In one Mesotoga infera genomic region, the following are encoded:
- a CDS encoding sugar ABC transporter permease, giving the protein MRKWMPYLLLVPTFLVIVLFIYYPAYDSFRMSLLRVSTFGNKTTYVGFQNFVNLFNNQQYIDAVKFTGLYVGLSVTLSVFLGFVIAMLLTKNVPGTKLYRTFLFAPYAISPAIAGTLWTFLLNPVVGHVNYVFMKLFGIQVEWLTSKPYALYALIFATVWKILPFNMIFYIASIQNVSTDLLEAATLDGAGVMKKTWRIIFPLVSPITFYLVIMNIVSTMFSSFAIVDVMTKGGPAGYTTNMIYRLYLDAFTFQKKGPASAQSVIMFMIMVVVTIIYFAVAERRVHYQ; this is encoded by the coding sequence ATGCGGAAGTGGATGCCGTACCTTCTTCTCGTCCCGACGTTCCTGGTGATTGTCTTGTTTATTTACTACCCTGCATACGACTCCTTCAGAATGAGTCTATTAAGGGTATCCACTTTTGGCAACAAGACGACTTATGTTGGTTTTCAGAACTTCGTCAATCTCTTCAATAATCAGCAGTATATTGATGCCGTCAAATTCACGGGGTTATACGTTGGACTCTCGGTTACTCTTTCGGTCTTTCTGGGTTTTGTAATCGCCATGCTTCTTACCAAGAATGTTCCTGGAACAAAGCTTTACAGAACCTTTCTTTTCGCGCCGTACGCGATTTCTCCGGCAATTGCCGGTACGTTGTGGACGTTCCTGCTGAATCCCGTTGTGGGACATGTCAACTATGTGTTTATGAAGCTGTTTGGAATTCAGGTCGAGTGGCTTACCTCAAAGCCCTACGCCCTTTACGCCCTGATCTTTGCAACAGTCTGGAAGATACTCCCGTTCAACATGATTTTCTATATCGCAAGCATTCAGAATGTTTCCACCGATCTTCTCGAAGCGGCTACACTTGATGGAGCGGGAGTAATGAAAAAAACGTGGAGAATCATATTTCCATTGGTTTCTCCAATTACCTTCTACTTGGTAATCATGAATATTGTGAGCACAATGTTTTCTTCATTCGCAATTGTGGACGTCATGACCAAAGGAGGCCCGGCCGGATATACTACGAACATGATATACAGACTTTATCTGGACGCTTTCACTTTTCAGAAGAAGGGGCCTGCCTCGGCTCAGAGCGTAATAAT
- a CDS encoding ABC transporter substrate-binding protein translates to MRKLLLLSIVLIFSLVLSATTIQFWHAMGGWRIDFLQSQADAFMELHPDIKVEVQYTGSYRDTLNKMIAGVQAGTAPHVVQVFEIGTQMMIDGEVAVPIEDLMEADPSFDIGKFMPQVLNYYRVNGKLYSMPFNSSNAIVFYNKTMFEKAGLDPNSPPTTFSEFIEACRKLTIKDESGNIVQAGFTLPLHSWFVEQLMAAQDAPFIDQNNGRTGRPTKAVFNTPEGLAIFEWWNTMAQEKTMINTKVEDWTGARNLFISQKVGMIMTSTSDVALMMESAAENNFELGTVFLPRPEGARAGGTVIGGGSLWIIGGHPEDETKAAWEFVKFMAGPEQQIEWHEATGYFPVRKDSVEKLVASGYYREYPDHLTALMQLLLSVQNYNTNGAITGAFPEIRTVVETAIERMISGEMTPAEALKYAEDGSTQAIKDYNAAN, encoded by the coding sequence TTGAGAAAGCTTCTTCTTCTTTCGATCGTGTTGATCTTCTCACTCGTACTGTCCGCAACAACAATCCAGTTCTGGCATGCTATGGGTGGCTGGAGAATTGATTTTCTGCAGTCTCAGGCAGACGCATTTATGGAATTACACCCTGACATCAAGGTTGAAGTGCAGTACACTGGAAGCTACAGAGACACTCTAAACAAGATGATCGCCGGGGTTCAGGCGGGAACTGCGCCGCATGTGGTGCAGGTGTTCGAGATAGGCACGCAGATGATGATCGACGGCGAGGTGGCGGTTCCCATCGAAGACCTAATGGAAGCAGATCCAAGTTTCGACATAGGAAAGTTCATGCCTCAGGTACTGAACTATTACAGGGTGAACGGTAAGCTTTATTCCATGCCTTTCAACTCGTCCAACGCGATCGTCTTCTACAACAAGACGATGTTTGAAAAAGCCGGTCTCGATCCAAACAGCCCTCCAACGACCTTCAGTGAATTCATAGAGGCCTGCAGAAAACTCACCATCAAGGATGAGTCTGGAAATATCGTTCAGGCGGGCTTCACACTTCCACTTCACTCTTGGTTTGTTGAACAGCTCATGGCTGCTCAAGATGCGCCATTTATAGATCAGAACAACGGTAGAACCGGCAGGCCCACGAAAGCTGTTTTCAACACGCCTGAAGGTCTCGCAATATTCGAATGGTGGAACACTATGGCGCAGGAAAAGACCATGATAAACACAAAAGTTGAGGATTGGACAGGTGCAAGGAATCTCTTCATCTCGCAGAAGGTTGGAATGATTATGACGTCTACTTCGGATGTTGCTCTTATGATGGAATCAGCCGCAGAAAACAATTTTGAGCTGGGAACAGTCTTTCTCCCAAGGCCGGAGGGAGCCAGAGCCGGAGGTACTGTAATAGGCGGCGGAAGCCTCTGGATCATTGGCGGGCATCCGGAAGATGAGACGAAGGCTGCCTGGGAGTTTGTCAAATTCATGGCTGGTCCTGAGCAGCAGATTGAATGGCATGAAGCTACTGGCTACTTCCCGGTTAGAAAGGATTCTGTTGAGAAACTTGTTGCGAGCGGTTATTACAGAGAGTATCCAGATCATTTGACAGCCTTGATGCAACTTCTTCTTTCCGTCCAGAACTACAACACAAATGGAGCGATCACCGGAGCATTCCCCGAAATAAGGACCGTTGTCGAAACGGCAATCGAAAGGATGATTTCAGGAGAGATGACTCCCGCCGAAGCATTGAAGTATGCGGAAGATGGATCTACTCAGGCTATCAAAGACTACAACGCTGCAAACTAA
- a CDS encoding pyridoxal-phosphate dependent enzyme yields the protein DPEKVRVLNQFDELGNYRFHYYVTGNTILEMMDELRLGNGRVSAVVATVGSAGTIACGDRLKEAYPEVKIVAGEPVQCPTLSLNGYGGHDIQGIGDKHVTWIHNVMNNDAVVALDDIECKKLLQVMTNDEGKRFLKEFLKEEDVETMADIFGISGVANVVGAIKMAKHYKMTGKDNIVTIATDNMDRYHSVMANMTKTYGNLTRDEAKHRFESFALGAKTDWIFEGTMDNRMRWHNLKYYTWVEQQGRTVEELNSTMSQDFWKAESEKVGEIDRLLLDYREKTR from the coding sequence GATCCAGAAAAAGTGCGTGTTCTCAATCAGTTTGACGAGCTAGGAAATTACAGATTTCATTATTATGTGACAGGAAACACGATTCTGGAGATGATGGACGAACTCAGGCTCGGTAACGGCAGGGTCTCCGCTGTCGTTGCAACGGTCGGCTCGGCAGGAACTATCGCTTGCGGCGACAGGCTGAAGGAAGCATATCCTGAAGTGAAGATTGTGGCAGGAGAACCTGTGCAGTGTCCGACTCTTTCGCTCAATGGCTATGGTGGACACGACATTCAGGGAATCGGAGACAAACATGTGACCTGGATTCACAATGTGATGAACAACGATGCCGTTGTTGCGCTTGACGACATAGAATGCAAGAAACTACTACAGGTGATGACCAACGACGAGGGCAAGAGATTCTTAAAGGAGTTTCTTAAGGAAGAAGACGTGGAGACAATGGCAGATATATTCGGTATTTCGGGAGTTGCTAATGTCGTCGGGGCGATAAAGATGGCTAAGCACTACAAAATGACCGGCAAGGACAACATCGTGACCATTGCAACAGACAACATGGATCGTTATCACTCTGTGATGGCAAATATGACAAAGACTTACGGTAACCTCACAAGAGATGAAGCAAAGCACAGATTCGAATCGTTTGCTCTTGGAGCAAAGACGGACTGGATATTCGAAGGGACCATGGATAACCGAATGAGATGGCACAATTTGAAGTACTATACCTGGGTTGAACAACAGGGGAGAACTGTTGAAGAACTCAACAGCACGATGTCTCAGGATTTCTGGAAGGCTGAAAGCGAAAAGGTCGGTGAGATCGACAGGCTACTCCTAGACTACCGCGAAAAAACCAGATAG